A genomic window from Luteolibacter sp. LG18 includes:
- a CDS encoding alpha/beta fold hydrolase: MIDMGLLRRTLTYLRPAVCLAGVALLSQCAHHETLVAYKDQALVERKNETFGYRKWLAKDADPDVVIIALHGFDGASIDYENLGKDILKNQPKTALYAYEVRGQGSDPKRVRRGDIDDPADWYRDLDTFTGIIRKRHPHAKIVWMGESMGALITAHSWQQAPLDRKPCDALIFSSPVVKIRKDVPPWKVGLLNTAAEIAPTARLSLEQLSGGQDVQMTHTTKHTEQAETNAWHVEKNTLRLLSTLGRHIESMDACATTFRVPVLVLHGGKDFFTDEEAIRSFTGSIPKGTPVTTRIYPDAYHLLMYDTLKDEVIRDVEKWVDGLRK, from the coding sequence ATGATCGATATGGGCCTGCTGCGTCGCACCCTGACGTATCTCCGGCCTGCCGTTTGCTTGGCCGGGGTCGCCCTTTTGTCGCAATGCGCTCACCATGAAACACTGGTGGCGTACAAGGACCAGGCCCTCGTCGAGCGGAAGAACGAGACCTTCGGCTACCGCAAATGGCTGGCGAAAGACGCCGATCCGGACGTGGTGATCATCGCCCTCCACGGCTTCGACGGGGCCTCGATCGATTACGAGAACCTCGGCAAGGACATCCTCAAGAACCAGCCGAAGACCGCCCTCTACGCCTACGAGGTCCGCGGCCAGGGCAGCGACCCGAAACGCGTCCGCCGCGGCGACATCGACGATCCGGCCGATTGGTACCGCGACCTGGACACCTTCACCGGCATCATCCGGAAGCGCCACCCGCACGCGAAGATCGTGTGGATGGGCGAAAGCATGGGCGCGCTCATCACCGCCCACTCATGGCAACAGGCCCCGCTCGACCGGAAGCCGTGCGATGCCCTCATTTTCTCCTCCCCGGTGGTGAAGATCCGCAAGGACGTGCCGCCGTGGAAGGTCGGTCTGCTTAACACGGCCGCCGAAATCGCGCCGACGGCCCGGCTTTCGCTGGAACAGCTTTCCGGTGGCCAGGACGTGCAGATGACGCACACCACCAAGCACACCGAGCAGGCCGAGACCAATGCCTGGCACGTCGAGAAGAACACGCTCCGCCTGCTCTCCACGCTCGGCCGCCACATCGAGAGCATGGACGCCTGCGCCACCACTTTCCGGGTGCCCGTGCTGGTCCTCCATGGCGGCAAGGACTTCTTCACCGACGAGGAGGCGATCCGCAGCTTCACCGGCAGTATCCCGAAGGGCACGCCCGTGACCACCCGGATCTACCCGGACGCGTATCACCTCCTCATGTATGACACCCTCAAGGACGAAGTCATCCGTGACGTCGAGAAGTGGGTGGATGGGTTGCGGAAGTAA
- a CDS encoding trypsin-like peptidase domain-containing protein produces the protein MRSWLLALALTLPLASAQETPSAPSGIYKSVVRIEVASQVPDYATPWNSGRFTGGIGSGFIIGKNKILTNAHVISNSRRILLNIYGSPKKYAAKVEFVAHDCDLALLSVEDFSDFEKLPVFSLGDVPALESQVRVIGYPIGGERLSVTRGVVSRIDFSTYSHSQADSHLIVQIDAAINPGNSGGPVVQDDKVVGVAFQGLRQADNTGYIIPTPVIKRFLKDIEDGRYDSYADLGVADFPLFNPAMRKAFKLPDDGNGVLISTVTPTGSCDGVLKPGDILMALDGKEVDSAGMVTIDGEEVNMNEIVERKFAGDKVALRFLRDGKPNDVEITLKPLPQARMYAIQYEQKPRYIVFAGLVFQPLDTNLLRSMKMDDINVRRLYADYVPKGGFQKRQDIVVLTRIESDPLTSQMDEFTGFAVDKINGVEVKDLKHANELLNPATKPEFFVIELFGADRPVVIPSAEVEAANKRIQLGYDIKRLSRVEE, from the coding sequence ATGCGGTCTTGGTTACTCGCGCTCGCCCTCACGCTCCCTCTCGCCTCCGCCCAGGAAACGCCATCCGCCCCGTCCGGCATCTACAAGTCGGTCGTGCGCATCGAGGTGGCCTCCCAGGTTCCCGACTACGCCACGCCTTGGAATTCCGGGCGCTTCACCGGCGGCATCGGCAGCGGCTTCATCATCGGGAAGAACAAGATTCTGACGAACGCCCACGTCATTTCGAACTCCCGGCGGATCCTCCTCAACATCTACGGCAGCCCGAAGAAATACGCCGCCAAGGTCGAGTTCGTGGCCCACGATTGCGACCTCGCGCTGCTCTCGGTGGAGGACTTCTCTGATTTCGAGAAGCTCCCGGTATTCTCGCTGGGTGACGTCCCGGCGCTGGAATCGCAGGTCCGCGTGATCGGCTACCCGATCGGCGGCGAGCGCCTGTCGGTGACCCGCGGCGTGGTTTCCCGCATCGATTTCAGCACCTACTCCCACTCACAGGCGGACTCCCACCTGATCGTCCAGATCGATGCCGCCATCAATCCCGGCAACTCCGGCGGTCCGGTGGTGCAGGATGACAAGGTGGTCGGCGTGGCCTTCCAGGGCCTCCGCCAGGCCGACAACACCGGCTACATCATCCCCACGCCGGTCATCAAACGCTTCCTCAAGGACATCGAGGACGGCCGCTACGATTCCTACGCCGACCTCGGGGTGGCGGATTTTCCGCTCTTCAACCCGGCGATGCGGAAGGCCTTCAAACTTCCGGACGATGGCAATGGCGTGCTCATCAGCACCGTGACCCCCACCGGCTCCTGCGATGGCGTGCTGAAACCGGGCGACATCCTGATGGCCCTCGATGGCAAGGAGGTCGACAGCGCCGGCATGGTCACCATCGACGGCGAGGAGGTGAACATGAACGAGATCGTCGAGCGCAAGTTCGCCGGGGACAAGGTGGCCCTGCGCTTCCTCCGCGATGGCAAGCCGAACGACGTCGAGATCACCCTCAAGCCGCTTCCACAGGCACGGATGTATGCCATCCAGTATGAGCAAAAGCCGCGCTACATCGTCTTCGCGGGCCTGGTGTTCCAGCCCCTGGACACCAACCTGCTGCGCTCGATGAAGATGGACGACATCAACGTCCGCCGACTCTACGCCGACTACGTGCCGAAGGGCGGTTTCCAGAAACGCCAGGACATCGTGGTGCTCACCCGCATCGAGAGCGATCCCCTCACCAGCCAGATGGACGAGTTCACCGGGTTCGCAGTGGACAAGATCAATGGCGTGGAGGTGAAGGACCTGAAGCACGCCAATGAGCTGCTCAACCCGGCCACGAAGCCCGAGTTCTTCGTGATCGAGCTCTTCGGTGCCGACCGCCCGGTGGTCATCCCGTCCGCCGAAGTGGAGGCCGCGAACAAGCGGATCCAGCTCGGCTACGACATCAAGCGCCTCTCCCGCGTCGAGGAATGA
- a CDS encoding SLBB domain-containing protein, which yields MKSRTVLSLVALALPLSPALSLAGLAIGDTVKITLRGVPNEEQQKVNGEYRIGDSGTIRLPMIDTPLAATGLTGDQLARAAEKAYRDAGVYQKPAIETQVMNGIEKRPEEAVVYVGGQVRKPGTVPYTKGMTLLQALKTAGDRNEFGGRNIVLTRKGKATRLDFRKQEDKNTIVEPEDVITVEQAGALEVNRG from the coding sequence ATGAAATCGCGCACCGTTCTTTCCCTCGTGGCCCTCGCCCTGCCGCTGTCCCCCGCCCTCTCGCTGGCCGGTCTGGCGATCGGCGACACCGTGAAAATCACCCTCCGCGGGGTGCCCAACGAGGAGCAGCAGAAGGTCAACGGCGAGTACCGGATCGGCGACAGCGGCACCATCCGCCTGCCGATGATTGACACCCCGCTGGCCGCCACCGGCCTGACCGGCGACCAGCTCGCCCGCGCCGCCGAGAAGGCCTACCGGGACGCCGGGGTGTACCAGAAGCCCGCCATCGAGACCCAGGTGATGAATGGCATCGAGAAGCGCCCCGAGGAAGCCGTGGTCTATGTCGGCGGCCAGGTCCGGAAACCCGGCACGGTCCCTTACACGAAGGGCATGACCCTTCTCCAAGCCCTCAAGACCGCCGGCGACCGCAACGAGTTCGGTGGCCGCAACATCGTCCTCACCCGCAAGGGCAAGGCCACCCGCCTCGATTTCCGGAAGCAGGAGGACAAGAACACGATCGTGGAACCGGAGGACGTCATCACCGTCGAGCAAGCCGGGGCTCTCGAGGTGAATCGCGGCTAA
- a CDS encoding PDZ domain-containing protein — MKRSALLLLALALPSCDSKQVAAIAAPEASAATAPAVPAAPVEPAPELKQSVVRINSTQQGWNAGQPWEKNPPGRRRALGPIVGKNQILTTSELIADSTYLEFETTDGTRLLPAKVLAVDYEANLALLGADDESKADEFFKGTRPLEIGAAPRIGDQLDILQVEESGMPLITPGNLQGVDVITNFLEGQFFLTFEVKASMQSAASSFSLPVLRHGELVGLLASYNAKDQVSDVTSTEILSRFLKSATSGHYAGFPSLGIATARTEDPSFRKWLQIPDDKGGLYVSSVRKGSSAAAAGIKKGDVLLSVGDHPIDRRGYYNHPIYGNLFWSHLVRGEKNTGDVVKVSLLREGKPLDLDVTLTLTDDTQRLVPAYTFGKAPRYLVKGGLVFQELTKPLLESFGEDWHSRAPLNLLDAFENPEKYEDKADHIVFLSGVIATPATIGYEPLRNLIVRKVNGKDIRDMKTLAAAFKSNLGGLHSIEFDEENFTVFLDEAASSAVDEQLMQRGLPRLSRVE, encoded by the coding sequence ATGAAACGTTCTGCCCTTCTCCTGCTCGCGCTGGCCCTGCCCTCGTGCGATTCCAAGCAGGTGGCCGCCATCGCCGCCCCGGAAGCCAGCGCCGCCACCGCGCCCGCGGTTCCGGCCGCCCCGGTCGAGCCCGCGCCCGAGCTGAAGCAATCGGTGGTCCGCATCAATTCCACCCAGCAGGGATGGAACGCGGGCCAGCCGTGGGAAAAGAACCCGCCCGGCCGCCGCCGCGCGCTCGGCCCGATCGTCGGCAAGAACCAGATTCTCACCACCAGCGAGCTCATCGCCGACTCCACCTACCTGGAGTTCGAGACCACCGATGGCACCCGGCTGCTGCCGGCCAAGGTGCTCGCCGTGGACTACGAGGCGAACCTCGCCCTGCTCGGCGCGGACGACGAGAGCAAGGCCGATGAATTCTTCAAGGGCACCCGCCCGCTGGAGATCGGCGCCGCCCCGCGCATCGGCGACCAATTGGACATCCTCCAGGTGGAGGAAAGCGGGATGCCGCTCATCACCCCGGGCAATCTCCAAGGAGTGGATGTGATCACGAATTTCCTCGAAGGGCAGTTCTTCCTCACCTTCGAGGTGAAGGCCTCGATGCAAAGCGCGGCCAGCAGCTTCTCGCTGCCAGTCCTGCGCCACGGCGAGCTGGTCGGCCTGCTGGCCAGCTACAATGCCAAGGACCAGGTCAGCGACGTGACCTCCACCGAGATCCTCTCGCGGTTCCTGAAGTCCGCCACCAGCGGCCACTACGCCGGGTTCCCGAGCCTCGGCATCGCCACCGCCCGCACCGAGGATCCCTCGTTCCGGAAATGGCTCCAGATCCCGGACGACAAGGGCGGGCTCTATGTTTCCTCCGTCCGCAAGGGCAGCTCCGCCGCCGCCGCGGGCATCAAAAAGGGCGACGTGCTCCTGTCCGTGGGCGACCATCCGATCGACCGCCGCGGCTACTACAACCATCCGATCTACGGCAACCTGTTCTGGAGCCACCTCGTCCGCGGCGAAAAGAACACCGGCGACGTGGTGAAGGTCTCGCTGCTGCGCGAGGGCAAGCCGCTCGACCTCGATGTCACCCTGACCCTCACCGACGACACCCAGCGGCTCGTGCCCGCCTACACCTTCGGCAAGGCCCCGCGCTACCTCGTGAAGGGCGGCCTGGTCTTCCAGGAGCTCACCAAGCCGCTGCTGGAGTCCTTCGGCGAGGACTGGCATTCCCGCGCCCCGCTGAACCTCCTCGATGCCTTCGAGAACCCGGAGAAATACGAGGACAAGGCCGATCACATCGTCTTCCTCAGCGGTGTCATCGCCACCCCGGCCACCATCGGCTACGAGCCGCTGCGGAACCTCATCGTCCGCAAGGTGAACGGCAAGGACATCCGGGACATGAAGACGCTCGCCGCGGCCTTCAAGAGCAACCTCGGCGGCCTCCACTCGATCGAGTTCGACGAGGAAAACTTCACCGTTTTCCTCGATGAAGCCGCCTCCAGCGCCGTGGACGAACAGCTCATGCAGCGCGGCCTTCCCCGCCTCTCCCGGGTGGAATGA
- the mqo gene encoding malate dehydrogenase (quinone) — MSSKKKVNESPDAVLVGAGIMSATLGVLLKELRPDMSLVILEGLGEVAKESSSAWNNAGTGHAALCELNYTPEKKDGSIDVSKAIQINESFELSKQLWASLVQRGTLGQAGGFLTRVPHLSFVHGKKNVEYLRKRHEALKDHPFFREMEYTEDPATMAEWMPLIMSDRDGKEPLAATRVESGTDVDFGALTKAMIEHLKKLPGVTVHTGHQVANVYRTDEDWTVEVEPDFAPRYSLRTKFVFLGAGGGALPLLQMSGIPEGKGFGGFPVSGQWLRCDNPDLVERHFAKVYGKASVGAPPMSVPHLDTRIINGKRSLLFGPYAGFTTKYLKSGSLLDLPLSFRPDNFIPMIAAGLANFDLTKYLIGQVIQSPEERLEALKEFVPDAKMEDWHLAYAGQRVQIIKKDKKKGGILQFGTEVVSSEDGSIAALLGASPGASTAVGIMLQLIGKCFPQEMKSKEWKEKLKALIPAYGESMAGNPDLYRQTRAWTAEVLGLKVG; from the coding sequence ATGAGCAGCAAGAAGAAGGTCAACGAGAGTCCGGACGCGGTTTTGGTGGGAGCGGGAATCATGAGCGCCACCCTGGGCGTGCTGCTCAAGGAGCTCCGCCCGGACATGAGTCTCGTGATTTTGGAAGGCCTCGGCGAGGTCGCGAAGGAAAGCTCCAGCGCCTGGAACAACGCCGGTACCGGCCACGCCGCCCTCTGCGAGCTGAACTACACGCCGGAGAAAAAGGACGGCTCGATCGACGTCTCGAAGGCGATCCAGATCAACGAATCCTTTGAACTTTCCAAGCAGCTCTGGGCGTCGCTCGTCCAGCGCGGCACCCTCGGCCAGGCCGGTGGATTCCTCACCCGCGTGCCACACCTCAGCTTCGTCCACGGCAAGAAGAACGTCGAATACCTCCGCAAGCGCCACGAGGCGCTGAAGGACCATCCGTTCTTCCGCGAGATGGAATACACCGAGGACCCGGCCACCATGGCCGAGTGGATGCCGCTGATCATGTCGGACCGCGATGGCAAGGAGCCGCTCGCCGCGACCCGCGTGGAGTCCGGCACCGACGTCGATTTCGGCGCGCTGACCAAGGCGATGATCGAGCACCTCAAGAAGCTGCCCGGCGTCACCGTCCACACCGGCCACCAGGTCGCGAATGTTTACCGCACGGATGAGGACTGGACCGTGGAGGTCGAGCCGGATTTCGCGCCGCGCTACTCGCTGCGCACGAAGTTCGTCTTCCTCGGCGCGGGCGGCGGCGCGCTGCCGCTGCTCCAGATGTCCGGCATCCCGGAAGGCAAGGGCTTCGGCGGCTTCCCGGTGAGCGGCCAGTGGCTGCGCTGTGACAATCCCGACTTGGTGGAGCGCCACTTCGCCAAGGTCTACGGAAAGGCCTCCGTCGGTGCCCCGCCGATGTCCGTGCCGCACCTCGACACCCGCATCATCAACGGCAAGCGCTCGCTGCTGTTCGGGCCGTATGCCGGTTTCACCACCAAGTATCTCAAGAGCGGATCGTTGCTCGATCTGCCGCTGTCGTTCCGCCCGGACAACTTCATCCCGATGATCGCGGCCGGCCTGGCGAACTTCGACCTCACCAAGTATCTCATTGGCCAGGTGATCCAATCGCCCGAGGAGCGCCTCGAGGCCCTCAAGGAGTTCGTGCCGGACGCGAAGATGGAGGACTGGCACCTCGCCTACGCCGGCCAGCGCGTGCAGATCATCAAGAAGGACAAGAAGAAGGGCGGCATCCTCCAGTTCGGCACCGAGGTGGTGTCGTCGGAGGACGGTTCCATCGCCGCGCTGCTCGGGGCCTCGCCGGGGGCCTCCACCGCGGTGGGCATCATGCTCCAGCTCATCGGCAAGTGCTTCCCGCAGGAAATGAAGTCGAAGGAATGGAAGGAGAAGCTCAAGGCGCTCATTCCGGCCTACGGCGAATCCATGGCCGGAAACCCGGACCTCTACCGCCAGACGCGCGCCTGGACCGCGGAGGTGCTGGGGCTGAAGGTGGGATAA